A section of the Armatimonadota bacterium genome encodes:
- the purN gene encoding phosphoribosylglycinamide formyltransferase, translated as MPDKLKVGVLASGGGTNLQAIIDRAADGRLEAVVAVVISNVKEAFALERARMAGIPAAFINPRDFADRAAFDRAVIGKLRDHGVELAALAGYMRITSDELVDAFAGRIMNIHPSLIPAFCGKGMHGLRVHQAALEAGVKVSGCTVHFVTKEVDAGPIIIQRCVPVLDDDTPETLSARVLEQEHAAYSEAIQLFAEGRLRVEGRRVRVLAA; from the coding sequence ATGCCAGACAAGCTCAAAGTCGGCGTGCTCGCGTCGGGCGGCGGCACCAATCTCCAGGCGATCATTGACCGCGCCGCGGACGGCCGCCTCGAGGCGGTGGTCGCGGTCGTTATCAGCAATGTGAAGGAGGCGTTCGCCCTGGAGCGCGCGCGTATGGCCGGCATACCGGCGGCCTTCATCAACCCGCGCGACTTCGCCGACCGCGCCGCTTTCGACCGCGCGGTCATCGGGAAGCTGCGCGACCACGGCGTGGAGCTGGCAGCGCTGGCGGGCTACATGCGCATCACCAGCGATGAATTGGTGGATGCTTTCGCCGGGCGCATCATGAACATCCACCCCAGCCTCATCCCCGCCTTCTGCGGCAAAGGCATGCACGGGCTGCGCGTGCACCAGGCGGCGCTGGAGGCCGGCGTGAAAGTCAGCGGGTGCACCGTTCATTTCGTGACCAAGGAGGTGGACGCCGGCCCCATCATCATCCAGCGCTGCGTGCCGGTGCTCGACGACGACACGCCAGAGACTTTGTCCGCGCGCGTGCTCGAGCAGGAGCACGCGGCCTACTCCGAGGCGATCCAGCTCTTCGCCGAAGGGCGGCTGCGCGTGGAGGGCCGCCGCGTGCGGGTGCTGGCGGCATGA